The Archocentrus centrarchus isolate MPI-CPG fArcCen1 chromosome 12, fArcCen1, whole genome shotgun sequence genome includes a window with the following:
- the LOC115788915 gene encoding rab9 effector protein with kelch motifs yields MALASGHWLEKVRRGEAPSPRHGHALAVAGDVAFLFGGACSIDEEVSSALLYFSDFYMLTVTPDDVTWEEIPQSGDVPSAREGHTLCVVKGRLYLFGGASSPDATECLPGVCSFDIVTLTWECLAVGGVALRALRHCSAAVGDNIYVYGGTVAGNPTDDLIVFNTVSLTWTPVRTSGSLPPALWGQSCTLVGDQVFMFGGFGAGGDFCKDLFVLSTENLQWQKLEVKGESPAACSGQTLTAHHDKDIYLFGGRSTNEDGTATSSSEIYKLSIAKMKWKVPLYVGIPPARRHGHAAFILHSHLYVFGGRNEEQKFNDLKVMKLINPSERQPVMKEILSEFGLQGISHSFTPTKIPNVRYELSEPAPSVRPKNTTVTPQAPVHRDFSAARDQAMTMIQTAFTLLDQEFQKLDRETSELTEAAAALQREKEAHEAQRQQQQQLLQEMLDRHRSQNEAWLRARAEENDRERRELCRLREEVLQEQERLKEEQSSIQKRSEQLLSIMQQFKGM; encoded by the exons ATGGCGTTGGCCAGCGGTCACTGGCTGGAGAAAGTGAGGAGGGGAGAAGCTCCAAGTCCACG CCACGGCCACGCTTTAGCCGTGGCAGGAGACGTCGCCTTTCTTTTTGGAGGCGCCTGCAGCATCGATGAGGAGGTGAGCTCAGC ACTTCTTTACTTCAGTGACTTCTACATGCTGACAG TGACTCCTGATGATGTGACCTGGGAGGAGATTCCTCAGAGCGGAGACGTCCCCTCAGCCAGAGAAGGACACACTCTGTG TGTTGTGAAAGGGAGGCTGTATCTGTTTGGAGGAGCATCCAGCCCTGACGCCACCGAGTGTCTCCCGGGAGTCTGCAGCTTTGATATCG TGACTCTGACCTGGGAGTGCTTAGCGGTCGGGGGCGTGGCCCTCAGAGCCCTCAGacactgctctgctgctgtgggCGACAACATCTACGTGTACGGAGGCACGGTGGCAGGGAATCCAACCGACGACCTCATCGTGTTCAACACAG TGTCTCTCACCTGGACGCCGGTCAGAACGAGTGGATCTCTGCCTCCCGCCCT aTGGGGTCAGAGCTGCACTCTGGTTGGAGATCAGGTGTTCATGTTTGGAGGTTTTGGAGCAGGAGGAGACTTCTGTAAAGACCTGTTTGTTCTCAGCACAG AGAACCTGCAGTGGCAGAAACTGGAGGTGAAAGGAGAATCACCTGCAGCCTGCAGCGGACAAACACTGACTGCACACCATGataag GACATCTACCTGTTTGGGGGCAGAAGCACCAACGAGGACGGCACAGCGACGTCATCCAGTGAAATCTATAAACTCAGCATCG cgaAGATGAAGTGGAAGGTCCCGCTGTACGTGGGGATTCCTCCGGCCCGTCGACACGGACACGCCGCCTTCATCCTTCACAGCCAC CTGTATGTGTTTGGAGGCAGGAACGAAGAGCAGAAGTTCAATGACCTGAAGGTGATGAAGCTCATTAACCCATCAGAGAGGCAGCCAG TGATGAAGGAGATCCTGTCAGAGTTTGGTCTCCAGGGCATCAGCCACAG CTTCACTCCCACAAAAATTCCCAACGTCCGCTACGAGCTGAGCGAGCCGGCTCCGTCCGTCCGGCCCAAGAACACGACAGTAACTCCACAG GCGCCGGTGCACAGAGACTTCAGTGCAGCTCGAGATCAGGccatgacaatgatccaaacAGCCTTCACGCTGCTGGACCAGGAGTTCCAGAAACTGGATCG AGAGACGTCAGAGCTGactgaagctgcagctgctctgcagagagagaaagaagctcATGAAGCTCAgagacaacaacagcaacag ttgcTGCAGGAGATGCTGGACAGACATCGCTCTCAGAATGAGGCTTGGCTTCGAGCGAGAGCTGAAGAGAACGACCGAGAGAGGAGGGAGCTCTGCAGGCTCAGA GAGGAAGTGTTGCAGGAACAGGAGAGGCTGAAAGAGGAGCAGAGCAGCATCCAGAAACGCAGCGAGCAGCTCCTCTCCATCATGCAGCAGTTCAAAGGAATGTGA